CCAATTTCTAATAATGCACAATTACTCGGAATCTCATTAAGCAGGGGAATTGTTCCCGCCACCAGACACTCCAGTACGGCCTCCGAAACACCATCATATTCCGGACAAGAGAGCATAAAATCTGAAATTGCCCAAATCTCCCGGACTTCCGCAAGCGGTAAGCGTGTTTGCACCACCAAGGCCCGCGGATGCACGGCTAATTGGTTCAGCAGCACTGCTGTTTGTGGGGTTCGCTCTTGTCCTAACGTTAGAACAATAACAAAAACATCCTCCCGTTCCCCGAGCAATTGCAACATAGCGGGCAAGAAAATTTGGGGCTGATAATAAAAATATACCCCCCGCCCCGCTGTAAGCACGATTTTTCCTTCGGGGATGCTCCATTTTTTTCGGAGTTCTTCCACATCTTTTAGTGGAGATTCGTAATCAGAAAGGCGGATTCCCCATAATAAAGATTGAATCTTGGCAGCATGTTCTGGAAAAAACTTCCGGGCCAGATATGCCAAAGCAGGACCATCTGTTACCACCAAATTTGCTTGGCCCATGATACGGGAGACAACATAATGGTAGTATTTTTGTAATAGCCCTTGAAATGGATGCACGGTGACATCACGTGTCCACGTCATCAATACGAACGGAGAAAAGCCTGTCCGCGCCGCAATCCAGCCATAATGCGTAGCAAAAGAACCCATAAGAACGTCAGGACGAATCTCGTTAAGAACCGCCTTAAAAGGAGCTACCGACGACAAATGGTAGGACCAGAATCCTGTTCTGGATACAAAAGGCGACGTAACTTGATGATACGTCACACCTTCAATGGGTTGTTCAAGAGCGTGATAACTAACGAGATGCACCTCGATCCCCTGTTCAGACAATGCTGGCAGCCATTTCCGGAAATGGGGCTCTGAAGCCGTCCCAATCAGCGCAAGGCGCATAATCGTAGGTTAATTTGACAATGATTCGTTGTATATTACGACCAGTTTTATCAGACTACAAATCAACATTTATGGAACAGCCCTCTAAATCTTTATTTGCCGTCATTATGGCAGGCGGGGTTGGAACCCGTTTCTGGCCTCATAGCCGTCAGGCCAAACCCAAACAGTTCTTAGATGTATTCGGAAGTGGCACGATGATTCAGGCCACTCTTGGAAGGCTGGCGGGCCTGGTTGCTCCAGAAAACTGTCTGGTTGTTACAAACCAACAATATCAACCCCTAACCCAGTTACAACTACCCATCCTGCCGATCGAAAACATCTTGGGTGAGCCGATGAGCCGCAATACAGCCCCTTGTATTGCATGGGCGGCTGCCGAGTTGTTTAAGAAAGACCCAAACGCTACCATGATAGTACTGCCCGCAGACCACCTGATTGCCAATGTTAGGCGCTTTCAGCAGGTACTCCGAACCGCTATTGCCCAAGCACAAGAGCCGGGCAGCTTGGTTACAATTGGCATAGAACCTACGCACCCCGAAACAGGCTATGGTTATATTCAGTTTGATACTACAGCCTATGAAGTGGATGAAGACGGATTGGTTGCATGCCCCGTAAAAGCCTTCGCCGAAAAGCCAGACCTCGAAACCGCCGAACGTTTTCTGGCTACGGGCGAGTTTCTATGGAACTCCGGCATGTTTGTCTGGCGGGCAGACACCATCCTAGACGAAATTCAAAAACACATGCCCGACCTTGCCGAGGCTTTTCAGCCCGTTCTCAACACCCAAACGGTCACAGACGAAATGGTCTTGAAGGCATTTAGTTCCAGTCCTAAAACATCGGTGGATTATGGTATTATGGAACCTGCCGAAAAGGTTTTTGTGGTTCCCGGAAATTTTGGTTGGAACGATGTGGGGGACTGGCGTGCGGTTTATGACCTGAATGATAAAGACCAACAGGGGAACGCCCTCCGAGGCAAAGTGGTATGCGAAGATGCCTCCCGAAATTTGGTTTTTGCAGGCGACAAATTGGTGGCGGTTGTCGGAATGCACGATACTATTGTGGTCAATACGCCTGATGCCCTTTTGGTCTGTCATAAAGAAGCCACACAAAAAGTCAAAAACGTGGTAGAATTTCTCAACAGCAATGGCTTGGAGGCGCATACCTAAGCATGGTAGTTTCAATTGCACAACCGGGGTATTGGCCTTGGCTTGGTTATTTCGACCGGATTCTCAAGTCCGATCTACATATCGTATTGGATCATGTCCAATACGAGAAGTCATGGTTTATAAACCGTAATCGAATCCGATGTGGTGATTCATGGCAGTGGTTGACCATTCCCGTAAAAACCAAAGGGCGTTTCGGGAACCTACCCATCAACCAAATTGAGGTGGATGAACGCCAGAACTGGAAAATTAAGCATTGGCGAACGCTACGGCATCAGTATTATCATACTTGTTTTTGGAAGGATTTTGAACCCGAACTTAATGCCTTTTACCATACACAATGGCCTAATTTTCGGACAATTTGTTTGGCCAGTTCGCAGATAATTGCCAAGGCATTGTCGCTAAAAACCCCTCTTCTTTTTTCATCGCAGTTTACACCGTCCGAAACAAAAGGAGCTTTGGTTTTGGAATTATGCCAAAAAGCAGGTGCAACCACTTATCTATCTGGCCCGTTGGGCAAAAACTATTTGTCTA
Above is a genomic segment from Bacteroidetes Order II. bacterium containing:
- a CDS encoding WbqC family protein, which translates into the protein MVVSIAQPGYWPWLGYFDRILKSDLHIVLDHVQYEKSWFINRNRIRCGDSWQWLTIPVKTKGRFGNLPINQIEVDERQNWKIKHWRTLRHQYYHTCFWKDFEPELNAFYHTQWPNFRTICLASSQIIAKALSLKTPLLFSSQFTPSETKGALVLELCQKAGATTYLSGPLGKNYLSINHFEAAGIQVEWHHFSPPAPANYPNPTTPPRSALDFLLHLGPNGLLTYLRS
- a CDS encoding glycosyltransferase, encoding MRLALIGTASEPHFRKWLPALSEQGIEVHLVSYHALEQPIEGVTYHQVTSPFVSRTGFWSYHLSSVAPFKAVLNEIRPDVLMGSFATHYGWIAARTGFSPFVLMTWTRDVTVHPFQGLLQKYYHYVVSRIMGQANLVVTDGPALAYLARKFFPEHAAKIQSLLWGIRLSDYESPLKDVEELRKKWSIPEGKIVLTAGRGVYFYYQPQIFLPAMLQLLGEREDVFVIVLTLGQERTPQTAVLLNQLAVHPRALVVQTRLPLAEVREIWAISDFMLSCPEYDGVSEAVLECLVAGTIPLLNEIPSNCALLEIGVSAFIVKDESVLSLFSGINQSLNAPPSVVASMKAKNLKFVHQHASVEITAQTFTGMLHQLTSGLSETITKT
- a CDS encoding mannose-1-phosphate guanylyltransferase — its product is MEQPSKSLFAVIMAGGVGTRFWPHSRQAKPKQFLDVFGSGTMIQATLGRLAGLVAPENCLVVTNQQYQPLTQLQLPILPIENILGEPMSRNTAPCIAWAAAELFKKDPNATMIVLPADHLIANVRRFQQVLRTAIAQAQEPGSLVTIGIEPTHPETGYGYIQFDTTAYEVDEDGLVACPVKAFAEKPDLETAERFLATGEFLWNSGMFVWRADTILDEIQKHMPDLAEAFQPVLNTQTVTDEMVLKAFSSSPKTSVDYGIMEPAEKVFVVPGNFGWNDVGDWRAVYDLNDKDQQGNALRGKVVCEDASRNLVFAGDKLVAVVGMHDTIVVNTPDALLVCHKEATQKVKNVVEFLNSNGLEAHT